In Lactuca sativa cultivar Salinas chromosome 5, Lsat_Salinas_v11, whole genome shotgun sequence, the DNA window actatatatatatatatatatatatatatatatatatatatatatatatatatatatatatgtatatatataagggAGGGTTCATGTGAAAATacaaataatttgcgaaaacgCGAAAACAAGAAAAACATATGATATTGTGTAACCTCAAcattatattttggaaaataattcatccgaactttgaaatacatgatgataatcgatgatagatgagaaattgtttcatattagcaaagtgttatttttaacatttttattatgaaaacatgaatttaaaaatgattaaGGACGTGAAAAAGAAAATTATTAAAACAGTCTTTAAATTTATATTACCATAACATCATCCAATGTAAACTTactatctttaatttattgctaataaatttattttttttaagaaaaaacatcataattggtccctgtggtttcccaaAATCTAAAGTTTAGTACCCGTGGTTTAGAAAcgtcataaatggtccctgtgctttcaaaacttttgacgattgatcattattgctaactccgttaagttgtGTCCGTTAACTGAAGGACATTTCCGTCATTTcacaccacagggaccatttatgatcttttctcttatataaaataataaataaaataaaataatatgcaAAGGGggtcctaacctctctctctctctctctcctaaatccCTAGTGTCCTCAAATCTCGCCACCGTCTCCTTCATTGAAACCTCCATCGCCGAAGCAATCTTGCCCACCATCTCCCTCACTAGAATTGCCATCACCTGAGTAATCTTTTTTGGAAATTGTAACCAAAAAGAATAGAAATCTAATGTATCGAAGATTTGAGGATATTGTTTTTGTAGAAATCGAAACCCAAAAATCTTTaggaaacattttttttcttcttcaacCTAAGAATCAAAGATTTACGGATTTTTTTTTTGCAGAAATCGAATCCCAGATGCAAAAAAGACATTACAAAAATTGATTTAAGAAACCCCAAAATACCTCGGTCTCCCCATCCTCTCTGTTCTGCCATGGTTTATTCCcagtcacaaaaaaaaaaaatttaagaaataGCGGGTTTGAGGGCTGCTTTTagatttctctctctttctctcaattGGGTTGGACTTCAAACAATTAACCTAGATtcgaaattttgtttttggagaaAATTCGAGAAATCTGAAAACTGTTCTTTAGGTTATCAGTAGAGGAGAAAAAGAAATGCTTAAGAGCAGAAAATGAACTTTAAGGCTATGGAATGACATGGTTTAGCGTTTGGTTGTTTTTTATCTTGGTGTTCGgttattatttttttgaaataagaattgattttgatttcaatttCTAGAAAATAAGTTTGATGTTAGTGTTTGGTTTGGTTTGATATGATTCTAGTGTTTAACTTATTATGGAATTTGAAATAAGAACGCATGTAGTTGGTGACGAAGGTGAAGTATGGTGGTTGCTAGAGGAAAAGAGGGTGGCGGACAGTGAAACGCAGTCGATGTTTGTCGTGGACAGTGGTATCATGGTGGTGATTTTGATTGTGTCTTTGGGTATTAAAAAAATAACTGAAAtgatcataaatggtccttgtggtgtGAAATGACGTAAATGTCATTCAGTTCACGgacaaaacttaacggagttagcaataaggaccaatcatcaaaagttttgaaagcatagggaccatttatgacgTTTCTAAACCATGGgtactaaacttcagattttggaaaaccacagggaccatttatgatgtttttttatagtatatgtgtttgatttttataagataaaatctGTTTTCGCGTTTTCACAAGATATTTATGTTTTCGCATGaacctacttatatatatatatatatatatatatatatatatatatatatatatatatatatatatatatatatgcttaggttattctgttctaactaattattgtgcggatatcgtatgctatgagaatgataaagaaaatatttatttcataatATAAATACATTCAATtgtacataactattgtcattcaCACACATTCTCATTAATTAAATTGTCTgcaaggttattatacacttattattattattctcatttctgtcaGAATTTTATTGGGTCGCATTCTGTcaaaatgaaaatgagtgaaaaacaatgtgtgagaacaaaaataaataataagtagcgagaatgcatgaaaatgatgatatttttgtaaggttgaacgtattcgcattgctaaacaacttattctcttagtaattttcatagcatacgatatccacacaataattagtaagaatacttgaacctagctctctctctctcactctctctctctctctctctctctctctatatatatatatatatatatatatatatatatatatatatatatatatatatatatatatatatatatattcaataacaatcataaaaatgcatatatACATATTCGTATTTTGTAATATTCGAAAATTAATCATAAACAAaaacattatattaaaaacaacaaAACAATAACATAGTCTAACTGCTATAGCCGGTAcaactaaaaaatatattaaaagaatacaACAACGTTTCATATTATTTTGTTGTTCATTTCTTGACTACCATGTTTGCTTTGATTTTTCGATATCTTTTCACTAGAAAAAGCGTAATATACTACGGTTAAAAATATGAATATAGTACGTAGTTTAAGCCCGTATTAGTAGAGGGGTGTATTAGATTACATGCCTAATAAAATACAGCTATTTAACCGTACTCTATATGTATCCATTCTACTTTTTACAACCATCGCATAAAAGAATCTAATACACCAGATATTAGCATCTAATACACCATAAACAACCGTgcttgatgtgacatccccaattccTGATTGCAACCCATTCCAGTTGTACATTCCAGCCTTATTCATCACCCAATTCCACTCCATGGATGTTGTTGTGGAACACATGGATCGCCATTCCAACTGAAAAGAACTCTTCAATTTCTGCAAAGCTTTTACTACAACATAAAGAAAGAATTTTTACTTCATAATATTCCTTTTCAAAGCTTCAAATTCCAAGAAATGTTTTAAAAGTACCTTCATCAATTGAAGTATTAGCCTCAGCTCTAACAATTTTAAAGATCTCTATGGTCTCTATGGCACTGATTATAGTATGACTATCTTTTACAATCTGCAAAATTATTGTCAAACTCCTCCTGCTAACATGGACTGTTAGCACAAGAGCACTATTAATATTTCCACTCATTTTGACAATATCAATCTCTTGAAACATGTTATCACCATTTATAATGATGTCAAAAACTCATTGTCCCTCCCGTGTGAGTTGTGACTGAAGGATCAATCTCTACAAATTACAAAATGTAGTTGATAAAATTTTCAAAGAATAATGtcgaaaaaacaaaaacaaaaattgaaaGTACGATACTATAAATGGTAAAttcgaaaaaaaaatacaatgccTTATTAAAATCTTGTACAAAAGGTGCATTAAACAAGATAACGTCGGTGACATGCTATAGTTATGGTGATAATATTCCTTATTTCTTATATATCAAATGTGTATTCTTAGTTTTTTACTTTAATCAAAAACTATAATCTTGAGGATGTGTCTATgatcttccatcaaagtaatactcTTAAGTATAGTGTAGAAATGGAAATATCAAAATCAGTTGTTTACGTTGAACACAACCTTCAAAAAATTTTGCTATAATATAGATCAACTTTTGTTCATGAAATTAATAAGTTTCTCTTTAAACACGCCATTGTCTTTATTAGTGTATATTAATTAAAGATAGCCTTCACCCTTTTAACTGGTTCCAAATTTATTAAGCATATatgatatttattaaaaaaatgtatGAAATGAAACCAAATAACTAGTTAATAAGAACATCACAATTTGAGCTTTTTCAtgtcaaaaaataataataataagaaactTAAGAAAATTAAAGAAGTTAATGGATGATCTTTTTCAAAGAGCTTGTTAATTAACAAGCTTTCAATGATTTAGTGGATCCATGGGTTTTCAACCATTTGTATATAGACAAAATATACAAGGTCCCcacaaataacaaactaaaataATGTT includes these proteins:
- the LOC111908657 gene encoding receptor-like protein 4, which translates into the protein MFQEIDIVKMSGNINSALVLTVHVSRRSLTIILQIVKDSHTIISAIETIEIFKIVRAEANTSIDEVKALQKLKSSFQLEWRSMCSTTTSMEWNWVMNKAGMYNWNGLQSGIGDVTSSTVVYGVLDANIWCIRFFYAMVVKSRMDTYRVRLNSCILLGM